From Bacillus methanolicus, a single genomic window includes:
- a CDS encoding acetaldehyde dehydrogenase (acetylating), translated as MIRDKDLQSIQEVRDYLEQAKSAQDIVGKMSQSEIDKIVESMANAGRYEAERLAAMAVEETGFGKVADKVVKNLFAANDVYNAIKDMKTVGIINRDDQNRVWEIAQPVGIVAGIVPSTNPTSTAIFKSLIAVKGRNAIIFSPHPSAAKCTAEAVKVMQEAAERAGAPKGLISCITQPTLPATNELMKHKLTKVILATGGSAMVIAAYSSGKPAYGVGPGNVPSYIHESADLARAARLIVESKSFDNGTICASEQALVVDHSIKEKFISELKNQGAYFLDDNEKQKVASVIMVNGRLNANQVGRSPQKIGEMAGIEVPSDAKVLVAEETNVGKEYPVSIEKLSPVLAFYTVKDKQEASGLCGEILAFGGLGHTLGIHCNDEKVVEEFTLDKPVSRIVVNGGTTFGGIGATTGIFPSLTLGCGAIGNNISSDNIGAKHMINIKRVAYAIREMPKQEEVSQKEPALT; from the coding sequence ATGATAAGAGATAAAGATTTACAATCCATCCAGGAAGTAAGGGACTATCTTGAACAAGCCAAATCAGCGCAAGATATCGTCGGAAAAATGTCGCAAAGCGAGATCGACAAAATTGTTGAAAGCATGGCGAATGCGGGTAGATACGAAGCAGAACGATTGGCGGCTATGGCAGTAGAAGAGACGGGTTTTGGTAAAGTAGCCGATAAGGTTGTGAAAAATCTGTTCGCCGCTAATGATGTATACAACGCCATCAAAGATATGAAAACCGTTGGGATTATAAATCGGGATGACCAAAATCGCGTATGGGAAATCGCTCAGCCTGTTGGGATCGTTGCGGGAATCGTCCCATCGACAAACCCTACTTCGACAGCAATTTTTAAATCGCTGATCGCAGTAAAGGGAAGAAATGCAATCATTTTTAGCCCTCACCCGTCTGCTGCAAAATGCACGGCCGAAGCGGTAAAAGTCATGCAAGAAGCAGCCGAGCGCGCCGGGGCACCAAAGGGTTTAATCTCTTGCATTACACAACCGACATTGCCTGCAACGAATGAGTTAATGAAACATAAATTAACAAAAGTAATTCTTGCAACAGGCGGCAGCGCGATGGTAATAGCAGCTTACAGTTCCGGAAAACCGGCATACGGCGTAGGACCTGGAAACGTACCATCCTATATTCATGAAAGTGCGGATTTAGCAAGAGCTGCCCGACTTATCGTTGAAAGCAAGAGTTTTGACAATGGAACGATTTGCGCTTCCGAACAAGCTCTTGTCGTTGATCACTCCATCAAAGAAAAGTTCATTTCCGAGTTAAAGAATCAAGGCGCTTACTTTTTGGATGACAATGAAAAACAAAAGGTAGCCTCAGTTATCATGGTAAACGGTAGGTTAAATGCCAATCAGGTGGGAAGATCTCCGCAGAAAATTGGGGAAATGGCAGGTATTGAGGTTCCGTCCGATGCAAAGGTGCTCGTTGCAGAAGAGACAAATGTGGGCAAAGAATATCCAGTTTCTATTGAAAAATTGTCCCCGGTTCTTGCCTTTTATACGGTGAAGGATAAGCAAGAAGCAAGCGGCCTTTGCGGAGAAATACTCGCATTTGGCGGACTTGGTCATACTTTGGGAATTCACTGTAATGACGAAAAAGTAGTAGAAGAATTCACTTTAGATAAACCGGTTTCACGTATTGTTGTAAATGGTGGTACGACGTTTGGCGGAATAGGCGCCACTACGGGAATATTCCCATCTTTGACACTGGGATGTGGTGCTATTGGTAATAACATCTCGTCTGATAATATTGGGGCTAAGCATATGATCAATATTAAACGAGTGGCATATGCGATCCGTGAGATGCCGAAACAGGAAGAAGTTTCGCAAAAGGAACCTGCACTCACTTAA
- a CDS encoding DUF2249 domain-containing protein yields MSQFAARINAPDFEPRDRHPAIFRLFDSLKPGEVMELTNDHDPRPLHYQFMMEREDQFTWEYLEKGPETWRVAIGKK; encoded by the coding sequence GTGAGTCAATTTGCAGCAAGAATTAATGCACCTGATTTTGAACCGCGTGATCGGCACCCGGCAATTTTCCGTTTATTTGATAGTTTAAAGCCTGGAGAAGTAATGGAACTAACAAATGATCATGATCCTCGCCCGCTTCATTATCAATTTATGATGGAACGCGAAGATCAATTTACGTGGGAGTATTTAGAAAAAGGTCCGGAAACTTGGAGAGTGGCTATTGGGAAGAAATGA